The Sphingosinicella humi genome has a window encoding:
- a CDS encoding pirin family protein: protein MIDIRPFDTLGHADHGWLNARHHFSFANYYDPGRMGWGAIRVWNDDEIAARSGFPPHPHADMEIITYVRTGAITHQDSMGNQGRTAAGDIQVMSAGTGVRHAEYNLEDETTTLFQIWVLTDKPGTEPSWGAKQFPKDDRAGSFVTLASGFADDADALRINAAARVMGATLRAGETAELSLDLQRHVYLVPVTGRIEVNGVATAPRDGVAVTGEERLIIAALDDTEIVLVDAR from the coding sequence ATGATCGACATTCGACCCTTCGACACGCTCGGCCATGCCGACCATGGCTGGCTCAATGCGCGTCATCATTTCTCTTTCGCCAACTATTATGATCCCGGCCGCATGGGCTGGGGCGCGATCCGGGTGTGGAACGACGACGAGATCGCCGCCCGCTCGGGCTTTCCGCCGCACCCGCATGCCGACATGGAGATCATCACGTACGTCCGCACGGGCGCGATCACCCACCAGGATTCGATGGGCAATCAGGGCCGCACGGCCGCGGGCGACATTCAGGTGATGAGCGCCGGCACCGGCGTCCGTCATGCCGAATATAATCTTGAGGACGAGACCACGACCTTGTTCCAGATCTGGGTGCTGACGGACAAGCCGGGCACGGAGCCGAGCTGGGGCGCCAAGCAATTCCCCAAGGACGACCGGGCAGGGAGCTTCGTCACCCTCGCCAGCGGCTTTGCCGACGATGCGGATGCGCTCAGGATCAACGCCGCCGCGCGGGTCATGGGCGCGACGCTGAGAGCGGGCGAGACGGCGGAACTCAGCCTCGATCTTCAGCGCCACGTCTATCTCGTCCCGGTCACCGGCCGGATCGAGGTGAACGGAGTCGCGACCGCCCCGCGCGATGGCGTCGCCGTCACCGGCGAGGAGCGGCTGATCATCGCAGCCCTCGATGATACGGAGATCGTGCTGGTCGACGCTCGCTGA
- a CDS encoding PA2169 family four-helix-bundle protein — MFEKSHDIRVLNGLIETTVDSIDGYRRAAEEATNSRFAAAFRGRVTEREQIVGKLRDEVRRLGGDPQDDGSILAAAHRAFLTLRDKVTGSDDASVIAEVDHGETYLNEKWETALRDDQLSPETRSVITQCYSSIRAGHDEWRAAHAGVTSAG, encoded by the coding sequence ATGTTCGAAAAGAGCCACGATATCCGCGTCTTGAACGGCCTGATCGAGACCACCGTCGACAGTATCGACGGCTATCGCCGCGCGGCCGAGGAGGCCACCAACAGCCGCTTCGCCGCTGCCTTCCGAGGGCGGGTGACGGAGCGCGAGCAGATCGTCGGCAAGCTCCGCGATGAGGTGCGGCGCCTGGGCGGCGATCCCCAGGACGACGGCAGCATCCTCGCCGCCGCCCACCGCGCCTTCTTGACGCTTCGCGACAAGGTCACGGGCAGCGACGACGCGTCGGTGATCGCCGAGGTCGACCATGGCGAGACCTATCTCAACGAGAAATGGGAGACGGCCTTGAGAGACGATCAGCTCTCGCCGGAGACGCGCAGCGTCATCACCCAATGCTATTCATCGATCCGTGCGGGTCACGACGAGTGGCGCGCGGCCCATGCGGGGGTGACCTCCGCCGGCTGA
- a CDS encoding FMN-dependent NADH-azoreductase: protein MTRTLILDSAVTGEASVSKRLTAAFADELRRRDPKVQIVSRDLGANPVPHLLPETVAGIRATATTEAEKAALALSDELVDELRETDLLVIGAPMYNFGIPSALKTWFDYILRAGVTFRYTENGPEGLLPVKKAVVIETRGGLYSEGPAVAMDSQEPHLRTLLGFMGVNDVIFVRAEKLGFGPEAVQEAVDGAIAELNGCAEKELALAA from the coding sequence ATGACCAGGACTCTCATTCTCGACAGCGCGGTAACCGGCGAGGCGTCGGTCTCCAAGCGACTGACCGCGGCCTTCGCCGACGAGCTTCGCCGCCGCGACCCCAAGGTGCAGATCGTTTCACGCGACCTCGGCGCCAATCCCGTGCCGCACCTTCTGCCCGAGACGGTGGCCGGCATTCGCGCGACGGCGACGACCGAGGCGGAGAAGGCTGCGCTCGCCCTCTCCGACGAGCTGGTTGACGAGCTTCGCGAAACGGACCTGCTCGTGATCGGCGCGCCGATGTACAATTTCGGCATTCCGTCGGCGCTCAAGACCTGGTTCGACTATATCCTGCGAGCGGGCGTCACCTTCCGCTATACCGAAAACGGCCCCGAAGGGCTGCTGCCGGTCAAGAAGGCGGTGGTGATCGAGACGCGCGGCGGCCTCTACAGCGAGGGGCCGGCGGTGGCGATGGACAGCCAGGAGCCGCACCTTCGCACCCTGCTGGGCTTCATGGGCGTTAACGACGTAATTTTCGTCCGTGCCGAGAAGCTGGGCTTCGGTCCTGAGGCCGTGCAGGAAGCCGTCGACGGCGCCATCGCCGAGCTCAATGGATGCGCGGAAAAGGAGTTGGCCCTGGCCGCCTGA
- a CDS encoding glycine zipper 2TM domain-containing protein, with translation MRNIALAVAAATMAVPMALPAPAMAKDGYYKGKSWRGDDGRYYCRKKDGTVGLLVGGAAGALIGREIDGGRDRATGTIVGAAAGALLGRHIDRNSGRGRYCR, from the coding sequence ATGCGTAACATCGCTCTCGCCGTCGCCGCTGCCACCATGGCCGTTCCCATGGCGCTGCCGGCGCCCGCCATGGCCAAGGACGGCTATTACAAGGGCAAGTCCTGGCGTGGCGACGATGGCCGCTATTATTGCCGCAAGAAGGACGGCACGGTCGGCCTGCTGGTCGGCGGCGCGGCCGGCGCCCTGATCGGTCGCGAGATCGACGGCGGCCGCGATCGTGCCACCGGCACCATTGTCGGCGCCGCCGCCGGCGCCCTGCTCGGCCGCCACATCGACCGCAACAGCGGCCGTGGCCGTTACTGCCGCTAA